One Pseudonocardia sediminis DNA window includes the following coding sequences:
- a CDS encoding FAD-binding oxidoreductase, with protein sequence MSSQARSLYGWGRTAPTIAEVVTPRDGQEVADAITRAGERGIIARGLGRSYGDPAQNAGGIVLDMTGLGRIHSIDPDSGVADLDAGVSLDTLMRAALPHGLWVPVLPGTRQVTIGGAIGSDIHGKNHHTKGSFGNHVLSLDLVTADGSVHTLTPEGTDSELFWATVGGMGLTGVVTRAKVRLHRTESAYFVVDTDRTDDLDGLMALLTDGSDDTYGYSAAWFDTTATGAKLGRSVLTRGSLATVDQLPDKLKADPLKFDAPQLFSFPDVFPNGLANKLSLTAFSELWFRKAPRRQRDSVQNITAFYQVLDVFGNWNRIYGSRGFLQYQFVVPTGEEAALRRIVEKIAGSPHKSGLNVFKRFGEGNAAPLSFPIKGWTITVDFPIAPGLARFCTELDEMVLAAGGRLYLAKESRTSPAAFAAGYPRIDEWRKVRSSVDPDGRFASDMSRRLELT encoded by the coding sequence ATGTCGAGCCAAGCCCGGTCCCTGTACGGATGGGGACGCACCGCGCCCACGATCGCCGAGGTCGTCACCCCACGCGACGGGCAGGAGGTGGCGGACGCGATCACCCGGGCCGGTGAACGCGGGATCATCGCCCGCGGGCTCGGACGCTCCTACGGCGACCCCGCGCAGAACGCCGGCGGGATCGTCCTGGACATGACCGGCCTGGGCCGGATCCACTCGATCGACCCGGACTCGGGCGTCGCCGACCTCGACGCCGGCGTCAGCCTGGACACCCTGATGCGCGCCGCGCTGCCGCACGGGCTGTGGGTCCCGGTGCTGCCGGGCACCCGCCAGGTGACGATCGGCGGCGCGATCGGCTCCGACATCCACGGCAAGAACCACCACACCAAGGGCAGCTTCGGCAACCACGTGCTGTCGCTGGACCTGGTGACCGCCGACGGGTCGGTGCACACGCTCACCCCCGAGGGCACCGACTCGGAGCTGTTCTGGGCCACCGTCGGCGGGATGGGGCTGACCGGCGTCGTCACCCGGGCCAAGGTCCGGCTGCACCGCACGGAGTCGGCGTACTTCGTCGTCGACACCGACCGCACCGACGACCTCGACGGCCTGATGGCCCTGCTCACCGACGGCTCCGACGACACCTACGGCTACTCCGCGGCCTGGTTCGACACCACCGCGACCGGCGCGAAGCTCGGACGCTCGGTGCTCACCCGCGGCTCGCTGGCCACGGTCGACCAGCTGCCGGACAAGCTCAAGGCGGACCCGCTGAAGTTCGACGCGCCGCAGCTGTTCAGCTTCCCGGACGTGTTCCCGAACGGGCTGGCCAACAAGCTCTCGCTGACCGCGTTCAGCGAGCTGTGGTTCCGCAAGGCGCCGCGGCGCCAGCGCGACTCGGTGCAGAACATCACGGCCTTCTACCAGGTGCTCGACGTGTTCGGGAACTGGAACCGGATCTACGGGTCCAGGGGGTTCCTGCAGTACCAGTTCGTCGTCCCGACCGGTGAGGAGGCGGCGCTGCGCCGGATCGTCGAGAAGATCGCCGGCTCGCCGCACAAGTCCGGGCTCAACGTGTTCAAGCGCTTCGGCGAGGGCAACGCCGCGCCCCTGTCCTTCCCGATCAAGGGCTGGACGATCACCGTCGACTTCCCGATCGCGCCCGGCCTGGCGCGGTTCTGCACCGAGCTCGACGAGATGGTGCTCGCCGCGGGCGGGCGCCTCTACCTGGCCAAGGAGTCGCGGACCAGCCCGGCCGCGTTCGCCGCCGGCTACCCGCGGATCGACGAGTGGCGCAAGGTCCGCTCGTCCGTGGACCCGGACGGCCGTTTCGCCTCCGACATGTCCCGCCGCCTCGAACTGACCTAG